One genomic segment of uncultured Ilyobacter sp. includes these proteins:
- a CDS encoding BCCT family transporter codes for MYSKQPTYETQKLKEKSKLLHARNFNKFGFDFHPQVSIISGILVILFLMFTLKNPDNANSIFGSLKNTITTKWNWFFILSANFFLLFPIYLLFSKLGEVRLGGPESKPEFTNFAWYSMLISAGMGIGLMFWSIGEPLYHYNSILPMFDGKTTLASAMGITFYHWGFHPWGIYALISLALAFFAYNRGLPLSLRSVFYPIFKDRVFGILGDIIDILAVISCLFGLATSLGFGAQQINAGLNYLFGIPQSTTVQVILICVITGIATLSVISGIGKGVRILSELNMRVAAIFLLLVLFTGPTLFIVRLFNNSVGFYLNNIVSISFWSEQGKENWQGSWTIFYWAWWISWSPFVGMFIARISKGRTVREFLSAILLIPALLSFIWMSVFGGAALFQDITNNGLLFNSVKSNVAISLFEMIQNMDISQTLKIIMSSTGIFLVISFFVTSSDSGSLVVDNLTSGGKLDSPVPQRVFWAVMEGILAIALLIAGGTDALNALQTAVIISGLPFAALLLVMTYSLHLGLSTDLNKLKKYREDKLLNKIFNEKIRGNFEKNELIKERLNK; via the coding sequence ATGTATTCAAAACAACCTACATACGAGACGCAGAAATTAAAAGAAAAATCAAAACTTCTGCATGCTAGAAATTTTAACAAGTTTGGCTTTGACTTTCATCCACAGGTTTCCATCATTTCCGGAATTTTGGTAATACTGTTTTTAATGTTTACCTTAAAAAATCCAGATAATGCAAATAGTATTTTTGGAAGTCTAAAAAATACTATAACCACAAAATGGAACTGGTTTTTCATCCTAAGTGCAAACTTTTTTCTATTGTTCCCAATCTATCTTTTATTTAGTAAGCTAGGTGAGGTAAGATTAGGAGGACCGGAATCCAAACCTGAATTCACAAATTTTGCATGGTATTCAATGCTTATAAGTGCAGGAATGGGTATCGGTCTTATGTTCTGGAGTATAGGGGAACCCCTATACCACTATAACAGTATTCTCCCTATGTTTGATGGAAAAACTACCTTGGCATCTGCAATGGGAATAACCTTTTATCACTGGGGATTCCATCCTTGGGGAATATATGCACTGATATCGCTGGCTCTTGCATTTTTTGCTTACAACAGAGGCCTTCCACTGTCCTTAAGATCAGTTTTTTACCCAATATTCAAAGACAGGGTTTTTGGTATCTTAGGAGATATCATTGATATATTAGCTGTCATCTCCTGCTTATTTGGTCTGGCTACATCCTTAGGATTTGGTGCACAGCAGATAAATGCAGGTCTCAATTATCTCTTTGGTATCCCTCAAAGTACAACTGTCCAAGTAATATTAATATGTGTAATCACTGGAATTGCTACTCTTTCAGTAATATCAGGTATCGGAAAGGGAGTGAGAATCCTCTCTGAACTCAATATGAGAGTGGCTGCTATATTCTTGCTACTTGTTCTTTTCACAGGACCGACACTGTTTATTGTCAGACTGTTTAACAACAGTGTTGGATTTTATCTAAATAATATTGTCAGCATCAGTTTCTGGTCAGAACAGGGAAAAGAAAACTGGCAGGGGAGCTGGACAATATTTTATTGGGCATGGTGGATATCATGGTCTCCTTTTGTAGGGATGTTCATCGCTAGAATCTCAAAGGGAAGAACAGTAAGAGAATTTCTTTCTGCCATACTTTTAATCCCAGCACTGCTAAGCTTTATTTGGATGTCAGTTTTTGGAGGAGCCGCATTATTTCAGGATATAACGAATAATGGTCTTCTATTCAATTCCGTAAAATCAAATGTGGCAATCTCTTTATTTGAAATGATCCAGAATATGGATATTTCTCAAACATTAAAAATAATAATGTCTTCAACTGGGATATTTTTGGTGATCTCTTTCTTTGTTACCTCTTCTGACTCAGGTTCATTAGTTGTGGACAACCTCACATCAGGAGGAAAACTCGATTCCCCTGTACCCCAAAGAGTATTTTGGGCAGTTATGGAAGGAATCCTAGCTATCGCTCTTCTTATAGCAGGAGGTACAGATGCCCTAAATGCCCTTCAGACTGCAGTAATAATTTCAGGACTTCCATTTGCAGCATTATTGCTTGTTATGACCTATAGCCTTCATCTAGGACTCAGTACAGACCTCAATAAGCTAAAAAAATACAGAGAGGATAAACTGTTAAATAAAATTTTTAACGAAAAAATCCGTGGAAATTTTGAAAAAAATGAACTGATCAAAGAAAGATTGAATAAATAA
- a CDS encoding cupin domain-containing protein translates to MSKILKVENLEEMINYQEGSVVSKILIGKKNGTVTLFSFDKGQVLSEHTAPFDAMVEILDGKAAITVSGTEYNLEKRDMLIMPADEPHALRADEKFKMLLTMIK, encoded by the coding sequence ATGAGTAAAATTTTAAAAGTAGAAAATCTTGAGGAAATGATAAATTATCAAGAGGGGTCAGTGGTAAGTAAAATACTAATCGGTAAAAAAAATGGAACAGTAACACTTTTTTCCTTTGATAAGGGACAGGTCCTCAGTGAACATACAGCTCCATTTGATGCCATGGTTGAAATATTGGATGGAAAGGCTGCTATCACAGTGTCAGGCACGGAATATAATCTAGAAAAAAGGGATATGTTGATAATGCCAGCAGACGAGCCTCATGCCCTTAGAGCAGATGAAAAATTTAAGATGCTTCTTACGATGATAAAATAA
- a CDS encoding desulfoferrodoxin, producing the protein MAKLLDVYKCELCGNIVEVFHGGDGELVCCGEAMKYQKEKTADGTKEKHVPFVEKIEGGFKVRIGEGVEHPMTAEHYIEWIEIIADNKVYRQNLKPGEKPEAVFMLDAENIVAREYCNIHGHWKN; encoded by the coding sequence ATGGCAAAATTACTTGATGTTTACAAATGTGAGTTATGTGGAAATATTGTTGAGGTTTTTCACGGCGGTGACGGAGAATTAGTTTGCTGCGGGGAAGCTATGAAATACCAGAAGGAAAAAACTGCAGACGGGACCAAGGAAAAGCACGTTCCTTTTGTTGAGAAAATTGAAGGTGGATTTAAAGTTCGTATAGGGGAGGGAGTAGAGCACCCTATGACTGCAGAACATTATATTGAGTGGATAGAAATTATCGCTGATAACAAAGTTTATAGACAAAACTTGAAACCAGGAGAAAAACCAGAAGCTGTATTTATGTTAGACGCAGAGAATATAGTTGCAAGAGAATACTGCAATATTCACGGTCACTGGAAAAACTAA
- a CDS encoding 4Fe-4S binding protein, translated as MAYRINQSECIACGACEPVCPVSCITEVVDGKREIDESACIDCGACAGVCPVECIATIE; from the coding sequence ATGGCGTATAGAATCAATCAAAGTGAATGTATCGCTTGTGGTGCGTGTGAACCAGTTTGTCCGGTTAGTTGTATAACAGAAGTTGTAGACGGGAAAAGAGAAATAGACGAATCAGCATGTATAGACTGTGGAGCTTGTGCAGGAGTATGTCCTGTAGAATGCATCGCCACGATAGAGTAA
- a CDS encoding MBL fold metallo-hydrolase, with the protein MKEFVQVSESVTWTGVIDQDMKKFHGEELSIPNGTSYNSYLVKDEKTVLIDTVIHKMGYDWVTKLKKEIDLNEIDYIIMNHSEPDHSGALLELMREIPETPIVCTEKGVEILKKYYGKNWKFHPVKTGDKINIGSKDLIFVEMKMLHWPDSMLTYLTEENILFSNDAFGQHYANYGLFNDMADQDQLHYECMKYYACILTPFGGILKNKLEEVLSLDLKIDMICPSHGVIWRDNPLQIVQKYLKWCNNYIESQVTIVYDTMWESTRKMAESIAEGITDVRQDIKVKLYNSAKNSENDIATEIFRSEGFLLGSSTINNGILPSMAALTESIKGLKFKDKKVGAFGSYGWNGRSLDILNRVLDETGLERITDGVKIMWNLDDEDTEKCREFGRDFAKSLFVELL; encoded by the coding sequence ATGAAGGAATTTGTTCAGGTAAGTGAGAGTGTGACTTGGACTGGAGTAATAGATCAAGATATGAAAAAGTTCCACGGAGAGGAACTTTCCATCCCCAATGGAACAAGCTATAACTCTTATCTTGTAAAAGATGAAAAGACAGTTCTAATAGACACAGTCATCCATAAAATGGGATACGACTGGGTTACCAAGCTAAAAAAAGAGATAGATTTGAATGAGATTGACTATATAATCATGAATCACAGTGAACCTGATCACAGCGGAGCTCTCTTAGAACTCATGAGAGAGATTCCTGAGACTCCTATAGTCTGCACAGAAAAGGGAGTGGAAATTCTCAAAAAATATTATGGTAAAAACTGGAAATTCCATCCTGTAAAAACGGGAGATAAAATTAATATTGGTTCTAAGGATCTCATATTTGTTGAGATGAAAATGCTGCACTGGCCAGACAGCATGCTGACTTATCTAACGGAGGAGAATATACTTTTTAGTAATGATGCCTTTGGTCAACACTATGCAAATTATGGACTGTTTAATGATATGGCTGACCAGGATCAACTGCATTATGAGTGCATGAAATATTATGCCTGTATTCTGACTCCTTTTGGTGGTATACTTAAGAATAAGCTAGAAGAGGTTCTTTCTCTTGATCTCAAGATAGATATGATATGTCCTTCTCACGGAGTTATCTGGAGGGATAATCCATTACAGATTGTCCAGAAATACCTAAAATGGTGTAATAACTACATTGAATCACAGGTTACCATTGTATATGACACCATGTGGGAGAGCACCAGAAAAATGGCTGAATCCATTGCCGAAGGGATCACCGATGTAAGACAGGATATAAAGGTTAAATTATATAATTCTGCTAAAAACTCAGAAAATGATATAGCTACCGAAATATTCAGATCAGAAGGGTTTCTTTTAGGATCCTCTACGATAAATAATGGTATTCTTCCTTCTATGGCTGCCCTGACTGAATCTATCAAAGGACTTAAATTCAAAGATAAGAAGGTAGGAGCTTTTGGAAGTTACGGATGGAACGGTAGATCACTTGATATATTAAATCGTGTATTAGATGAAACAGGGTTAGAAAGAATAACAGATGGCGTGAAGATCATGTGGAATCTAGATGATGAAGACACTGAAAAATGTAGAGAATTTGGTAGGGATTTTGCTAAAAGTCTCTTTGTTGAACTACTTTAG
- a CDS encoding cyclase family protein: MKIMDLTHMIMENMSMFPGSENPKFESIGVLEKDGFEEKKITIYSHTGTHMDAPRHIIPNSKGLDDFLPEKFIGKGAVVDAKGKGGITLELLSKYEREIDKSDFVLINTGWDRYWGDDRYYRGFPSMTIEAALWISCKNIKGVGIDAISVDPIDSSDLANHNIFLKKEILIIENLKFLEKLYGREFLFSALPLKIKNSDGSPIRAVAILDI, translated from the coding sequence ATGAAAATAATGGATCTCACACATATGATCATGGAAAATATGTCTATGTTTCCAGGGTCTGAAAATCCAAAGTTTGAGAGTATAGGGGTTTTGGAAAAAGATGGTTTTGAGGAGAAAAAAATAACTATTTATTCTCATACAGGAACTCATATGGATGCTCCGAGACACATTATACCTAATAGCAAAGGACTTGATGATTTTTTACCAGAGAAATTTATTGGGAAAGGTGCAGTCGTTGATGCAAAAGGTAAAGGTGGTATAACTCTTGAACTTCTAAGTAAATACGAAAGAGAGATAGATAAAAGTGATTTTGTCCTTATAAATACAGGATGGGACAGGTATTGGGGAGATGATAGATACTATAGAGGGTTTCCATCGATGACTATAGAAGCTGCCCTATGGATCTCATGTAAAAACATAAAGGGCGTAGGTATAGATGCTATATCAGTAGACCCTATAGACAGTTCAGACCTTGCTAATCACAATATTTTTCTCAAAAAAGAAATATTAATAATAGAAAACTTGAAATTTCTTGAAAAACTTTATGGAAGGGAATTTTTATTTTCAGCACTGCCTTTAAAAATAAAAAATTCAGATGGTTCCCCTATACGGGCAGTAGCCATCTTGGATATTTAA
- a CDS encoding ATP-binding cassette domain-containing protein — protein sequence MIATSNLSMSFAGRKLFEDVNVKFTPGNCYGLIGANGAGKSTFVRILSGELDPTEGEVIFDKRKSMAVLKQDHFAYEENTVLDVVLMGHEELYSIKKEQEELYSKPDATEEDYARAGELTDRIEELDGWSAETNAEKILMGLGIGADLYSKMMKELTEGEKVKVLLAQAIFGDPDVLLLDEPTNGLDIMAISWLENFLMGLEDTTVIVISHDRHFLNKVCTHIADVDYGKVKMYVGNYDFWYESNQLMVTLINNKNKKLEQKRAELKEFIARFSANASKSKQATSRKKQLENLQLEDMQVSNRKYPFIEFKAERESGNNILRVENLTKTIDGVKVLDNLTFTVNPKDKVILLSKNDIVKTTLLSILAGDIEPDSGTITWGVTTTQAYMPRDNSEFFEGSDLILIDWLRQYSPDQHDSFVRGFLGRMLFSGEESFKKVNVLSGGEKVRCMLSRMMLTGSNVLLFDNPTDHLDLESITSLNKALVKFDETIIFAAHDHEFIQTVANRIIEITPNGILDKLMEYDDYIQDEAVQERLAELYGE from the coding sequence ATGATCGCAACAAGTAACCTTTCGATGAGTTTTGCAGGAAGGAAGCTTTTCGAAGATGTAAATGTAAAATTTACTCCTGGGAATTGCTACGGATTAATAGGTGCAAACGGTGCCGGTAAATCAACTTTTGTAAGAATACTTTCTGGAGAACTTGACCCTACAGAGGGAGAAGTTATTTTTGACAAAAGAAAAAGTATGGCAGTGCTAAAGCAGGATCACTTTGCTTATGAGGAAAACACTGTTTTAGACGTTGTACTAATGGGGCACGAAGAACTATACTCGATAAAAAAAGAACAGGAAGAACTATACTCTAAACCTGATGCAACTGAAGAGGACTATGCTAGGGCAGGAGAGCTAACTGATAGAATAGAAGAGCTAGATGGTTGGTCAGCAGAAACAAACGCAGAGAAGATACTAATGGGACTAGGTATAGGGGCAGATCTTTATTCTAAAATGATGAAAGAGCTCACAGAGGGAGAAAAAGTAAAAGTTCTTTTAGCTCAGGCAATATTTGGAGACCCTGATGTACTTCTACTTGATGAGCCTACAAACGGACTTGATATCATGGCTATCTCTTGGCTTGAAAACTTCCTTATGGGTCTTGAGGATACTACAGTTATAGTTATCTCTCACGACAGACATTTTTTAAATAAAGTGTGTACTCATATCGCAGACGTGGATTATGGTAAGGTAAAAATGTATGTAGGAAACTATGACTTCTGGTATGAATCTAATCAGCTTATGGTTACCTTAATAAATAATAAGAACAAAAAACTTGAACAGAAAAGAGCCGAACTAAAAGAGTTTATCGCCAGATTCAGTGCCAATGCTTCAAAGTCAAAGCAGGCAACTTCCAGAAAGAAACAATTAGAAAATCTTCAACTAGAGGATATGCAGGTTTCTAACAGAAAATATCCATTTATAGAGTTTAAAGCAGAGAGAGAATCTGGAAACAATATTTTAAGAGTAGAAAACCTTACAAAAACTATCGACGGAGTGAAAGTATTAGACAATCTTACTTTTACTGTCAATCCTAAGGACAAGGTTATTCTGTTGTCTAAGAATGATATAGTAAAAACTACACTTCTTTCTATACTTGCAGGAGATATAGAGCCGGATAGCGGGACTATTACATGGGGAGTTACTACAACTCAGGCATACATGCCTAGAGATAACTCAGAATTCTTTGAAGGTTCTGATCTTATCCTTATTGACTGGCTGAGACAGTATTCTCCAGACCAACACGATTCTTTCGTAAGAGGATTCTTGGGAAGAATGCTTTTCTCGGGAGAGGAGTCTTTCAAGAAGGTAAATGTACTTTCAGGAGGAGAGAAAGTAAGATGTATGTTGTCTAGAATGATGCTTACGGGATCTAATGTGCTATTATTTGATAACCCTACAGATCACTTGGACCTAGAATCAATTACATCGTTAAACAAGGCACTTGTCAAATTTGACGAAACAATTATTTTTGCTGCTCATGACCACGAGTTCATACAGACTGTAGCAAACAGAATAATTGAAATAACACCTAACGGAATACTAGATAAACTTATGGAATATGATGATTATATTCAGGATGAAGCTGTACAGGAAAGACTGGCAGAACTTTACGGAGAATAA
- a CDS encoding cobalamin-dependent protein (Presence of a B(12) (cobalamin)-binding domain implies dependence on cobalamin itself, in one of its several forms, or in some unusual lineages, dependence on a cobalamin-like analog.), producing MKNIYSVPRGEVVSYASAAEYEKNIPTMTESVNSIMTKINSTENLIGDNPLSVMHDNHIHHSKFMANIFKLNDYELLNNTLKWVLNSYVSRGFKSKYFQIELDTWISVIRDTLEPNYSSGIIKIYQWMKSALENIERENKNLINEIPYPFDSDWENVKNKFFNLLIKGNSAEALSFSKSIVHDRESLENFYSKVITYSMYEVGLLWEKGLISVAQEHLATSIVMRIISYLYMNFILIESSKGKAIITASANEFHEIGARIISDQLELDGWNVLYLGANIPNEELIKIIKEENPDFIGISVAMAFNINKVKELVAQIRSDSTLNYMKILVGGHAFTFGGDSKEKIGADKISFSIDETINTARLWWDDKSESKFK from the coding sequence ATGAAAAATATATACTCTGTTCCCAGAGGAGAGGTGGTTTCATACGCCTCTGCCGCTGAATACGAAAAAAATATACCTACTATGACAGAATCTGTAAATTCTATTATGACCAAAATCAATTCTACTGAAAATTTAATTGGGGATAACCCATTGTCCGTAATGCATGATAATCATATTCACCATTCCAAATTTATGGCAAACATCTTCAAATTAAATGACTACGAACTTCTCAATAACACATTGAAATGGGTTTTAAACAGTTATGTCAGCAGGGGGTTTAAAAGTAAGTATTTCCAAATAGAACTAGATACCTGGATCTCCGTTATCAGGGATACCCTAGAACCAAATTATTCTTCAGGAATAATAAAAATATACCAATGGATGAAGTCTGCCCTGGAAAACATAGAAAGAGAAAATAAAAATTTAATAAATGAAATCCCATATCCCTTTGATTCTGACTGGGAGAATGTCAAAAATAAATTTTTTAACTTGCTCATCAAAGGAAATTCAGCTGAGGCTCTGTCATTTTCAAAATCCATTGTTCACGACAGGGAATCTCTAGAAAATTTTTATTCCAAGGTAATAACGTATTCCATGTACGAAGTTGGTCTGCTTTGGGAAAAAGGTTTGATATCAGTTGCTCAGGAGCACCTTGCCACGTCCATCGTTATGAGAATCATATCTTATCTGTATATGAATTTTATTTTGATTGAAAGTAGTAAGGGAAAGGCTATTATAACCGCCTCAGCAAATGAATTTCATGAAATAGGAGCAAGGATCATATCTGACCAGCTTGAATTAGACGGATGGAATGTCTTATACCTCGGAGCAAATATACCTAATGAAGAATTGATAAAAATAATAAAAGAGGAAAATCCAGATTTCATAGGCATATCTGTTGCCATGGCATTCAATATAAATAAGGTCAAAGAACTTGTTGCTCAAATAAGGTCTGATTCGACCCTGAATTACATGAAAATTTTAGTTGGAGGACATGCATTTACCTTCGGAGGTGACAGCAAGGAAAAAATAGGAGCAGATAAAATTTCATTCAGTATAGATGAAACAATAAATACAGCAAGATTGTGGTGGGATGATAAAAGTGAATCTAAATTTAAATAA
- a CDS encoding GGDEF domain-containing protein: MNLNLNNSKILLDYLTDNSNDPIVTLTEDFKIKEYNKAFERLVDDPHNMKSTFFEETFGKISASPEKHTDESHNIKEISASYRSKSGSVTHLQGILIKKNNEIVIIFKNFMICESQIIDEISKMNIEMSNLARELSKKNFQLKLANEKITKLLNTDFLTGLYNRKCFFERLEELVSLKKRKRCFNIGVIFADIDFFKSINDTYGHDTGDFVLIKFSQMLKESLRKEDIVARIGGEEFCIIVQCTEDNFLVNISEKIRKNCELLIFENTDIKITASFGATFYREWEEIDCVIKRADENMYAAKSSGRNKVIFSP; the protein is encoded by the coding sequence GTGAATCTAAATTTAAATAACAGCAAAATTTTATTGGATTATTTAACTGACAATAGCAATGATCCTATTGTCACACTTACAGAAGATTTCAAAATAAAGGAGTACAACAAGGCCTTTGAAAGGTTAGTTGATGATCCACACAATATGAAGAGTACTTTTTTTGAAGAAACTTTCGGAAAGATAAGTGCCTCTCCGGAAAAACATACTGACGAAAGTCATAATATAAAAGAGATAAGTGCAAGCTATAGATCAAAATCTGGCTCTGTCACTCATTTACAGGGAATTTTAATAAAAAAAAATAATGAAATAGTTATTATTTTTAAAAATTTTATGATCTGTGAGTCTCAAATAATAGACGAGATCTCTAAAATGAATATTGAAATGTCAAACCTGGCGAGAGAGTTGTCTAAAAAAAATTTTCAATTAAAGCTAGCCAATGAGAAAATCACAAAATTATTAAATACCGATTTCCTAACAGGTCTTTATAACAGGAAGTGTTTCTTTGAACGTTTAGAAGAATTGGTATCCTTAAAAAAAAGAAAAAGATGTTTTAACATAGGGGTTATTTTTGCTGATATAGACTTTTTCAAAAGTATAAACGACACTTACGGGCACGATACAGGAGACTTTGTCTTAATAAAGTTCTCCCAGATGCTCAAAGAAAGTCTTCGAAAAGAAGACATAGTTGCTAGAATTGGAGGAGAAGAATTCTGCATTATTGTTCAGTGCACAGAAGATAACTTCCTAGTAAATATCTCTGAAAAAATAAGAAAAAATTGTGAGTTATTGATATTTGAAAATACAGATATTAAAATTACAGCAAGTTTTGGGGCTACTTTTTATAGAGAATGGGAAGAGATAGATTGTGTCATCAAAAGAGCCGATGAAAATATGTATGCGGCAAAAAGTAGCGGCAGAAATAAAGTCATATTCTCTCCATAA
- a CDS encoding NADH:flavin oxidoreductase produces the protein MTTIFSPYKIKNIDIKNRIVLPPMVRFSLVKKDGLVTKDLVDWYENIAKNGIGLIIVEASCVASDGKLRPNQIGIWDDSFIPGLSEIAKICRKWNVPALIQIHHAGFKEEISTVDEKNLDKILDKFVEAFHRAKKCGFDGIEIHGAHTYLLSQLNSRLWNTRTDKYGGTFEKRMYFNKRLIERTRGIFDENFILGYRMGGNEPHLEDGVQIARYLESIGVDLLHVSSGIPDPDYKSDIKIDLPKDFSLDWVIYLGTEIKKNVNIPVIGVRKIKTEKDASWLIENLLLDFVAIGRGLIARPHWMKWAKKQYKKRTKL, from the coding sequence ATGACTACAATTTTTTCGCCCTATAAGATAAAAAATATAGATATTAAAAACAGAATTGTCCTGCCACCCATGGTCAGGTTTTCCCTTGTAAAAAAAGACGGGCTTGTTACAAAAGACCTCGTAGACTGGTATGAAAACATCGCCAAAAATGGTATAGGACTTATAATCGTAGAAGCCTCATGTGTAGCTTCCGATGGCAAGCTCCGTCCGAATCAGATAGGCATATGGGATGATAGCTTTATTCCGGGCCTTTCTGAAATAGCCAAAATATGCCGTAAGTGGAATGTCCCCGCACTGATACAGATACATCATGCGGGCTTCAAAGAGGAGATCTCTACCGTTGATGAAAAAAACCTAGATAAAATACTAGATAAATTTGTAGAGGCCTTTCACAGGGCGAAAAAATGCGGATTTGACGGGATTGAGATTCACGGGGCACATACTTATCTTCTTTCACAACTGAACTCAAGACTATGGAATACCCGTACAGATAAATATGGTGGAACCTTCGAAAAAAGAATGTACTTTAACAAGAGGCTCATAGAACGTACCAGAGGCATTTTTGACGAAAATTTCATTCTTGGCTATAGAATGGGTGGGAACGAACCCCATCTAGAGGATGGCGTACAGATAGCGAGATATTTAGAGAGTATAGGGGTTGATCTTCTACATGTATCTAGTGGAATTCCAGATCCTGACTATAAATCGGATATCAAGATCGATCTTCCAAAAGACTTTTCACTAGACTGGGTCATCTATCTGGGTACAGAGATAAAAAAAAATGTAAATATACCTGTTATCGGTGTAAGAAAAATAAAAACAGAAAAAGATGCCAGCTGGCTCATAGAAAATCTTCTCCTTGACTTTGTTGCAATAGGAAGAGGTCTTATTGCAAGACCCCACTGGATGAAGTGGGCAAAAAAGCAATATAAAAAAAGAACAAAATTATAA
- the ilvN gene encoding acetolactate synthase small subunit, whose translation MKYREILIIMNNKPGVLSKISGLFQKRGINIETITAGESYPQELVRMTVCGNWDEYAVHQIMAQAEKLFDVRFVKEFDEKNSVDRELALIKLKADDSRRAEIMQVTTIYRGNIVDVGRESLIIEITGGKEKIEGFLDYVETFGILEVARTGVTSMTRGSEL comes from the coding sequence ATGAAATACAGGGAAATACTTATAATCATGAACAATAAGCCAGGGGTTTTGAGTAAAATATCAGGGTTGTTTCAAAAAAGAGGAATCAACATAGAAACCATAACCGCAGGGGAGAGTTACCCTCAAGAGCTAGTAAGAATGACTGTATGTGGAAACTGGGATGAGTATGCAGTTCACCAGATAATGGCTCAGGCAGAAAAACTTTTTGACGTGAGATTTGTAAAAGAATTTGATGAAAAAAATAGTGTTGACAGAGAACTAGCTCTTATAAAGCTAAAGGCTGATGACTCTAGAAGGGCTGAAATAATGCAGGTGACTACAATCTATAGGGGAAATATTGTAGATGTTGGAAGAGAGAGCCTAATAATAGAGATCACAGGTGGAAAAGAAAAAATAGAAGGATTCCTTGATTATGTTGAAACCTTTGGTATTTTAGAAGTTGCAAGAACTGGAGTTACGAGCATGACAAGAGGAAGTGAATTGTAA